In the genome of Ignisphaera cupida, one region contains:
- a CDS encoding 2-hydroxyacid dehydrogenase — protein sequence MRRVLLTAPIHQDAVELLRGVAEVVVSDKPLRSEDELMNVVKDFDAVISMGVEPFTKRVLENSSRLLIVARHGVGYDNIDVDAATRLGIWVTITPVEELFDAVADHAIALLLCITRKICTADSFVRLGKWFEKPFDKQLFIGIGLRGKTLGIVGLGRIGARIAERAKGFGLKVIYYDIERKIELEKRLGVEFSQFDYLLKNSDFIVVSVPLTEKTRGLIGERELYMMKQNAILINISRGAVVDHKALVKALKSGRLAGAALDVFHVEPIPPTDEIVKLPNTVLTPHIAWLTEESRRAMAMRAAENVIKVLNGEEPLDAINPTVKEFARNKRVKGV from the coding sequence ATGAGGAGGGTTTTGTTAACTGCTCCTATACACCAAGATGCTGTTGAGTTGCTTAGAGGTGTTGCAGAAGTTGTTGTATCTGATAAGCCTTTGAGAAGCGAAGATGAGTTGATGAATGTTGTGAAAGATTTTGATGCTGTTATCTCTATGGGTGTTGAGCCATTTACAAAAAGAGTTTTAGAGAATTCTAGTAGGTTATTGATTGTTGCAAGGCATGGTGTTGGATATGACAATATTGATGTGGATGCAGCTACAAGACTTGGGATATGGGTAACTATAACACCTGTTGAAGAGCTTTTCGATGCTGTTGCTGATCATGCTATTGCTCTGCTTCTGTGCATAACTAGAAAAATTTGTACTGCGGACAGTTTTGTAAGGCTTGGTAAATGGTTTGAAAAACCATTTGATAAACAACTCTTTATCGGAATTGGTTTGAGAGGTAAGACGCTGGGGATTGTGGGGCTTGGAAGAATAGGGGCTAGAATTGCTGAAAGAGCTAAGGGTTTTGGGCTAAAGGTTATTTACTATGATATTGAGAGAAAAATTGAGTTGGAGAAAAGACTTGGTGTGGAATTTTCGCAATTTGATTATCTTCTCAAAAACTCTGATTTCATAGTTGTTTCAGTGCCGTTAACAGAAAAAACCAGGGGTTTGATAGGGGAGAGAGAACTCTATATGATGAAGCAAAACGCTATACTAATCAACATATCCAGAGGAGCAGTAGTAGATCATAAAGCTCTTGTGAAAGCACTAAAAAGTGGTAGATTGGCTGGAGCAGCACTAGATGTTTTTCATGTTGAGCCTATCCCACCAACTGATGAAATTGTGAAACTTCCAAATACTGTACTAACACCTCACATAGCTTGGTTAACAGAGGAAAGCAGAAGGGCAATGGCTATGAGAGCTGCTGAAAATGTTATAAAAGTTCTCAATGGTGAAGAACCTCTAGATGCCATCAACCCCACAGTTAAAGAATTTGCTAGAAACAAGAGGGTTAAGGGTGTTTAG
- a CDS encoding HpcH/HpaI aldolase family protein: MSKLKKILKSGEVALGTWITIAHPDVVEAISTLPINWLVFDMEHAPIDVSNLEILLMGVKNPDIASIVRVPWNDMVVIKRVLDVGATGILVPWVNTRTEAENVMKYVKYPPTGVRGVGPRRAILYGAINFLDYYKKFKLEDLVVAVQIETEEALKNLEEIVSVNGIDIYYVGPMDLSTNLGIPLEYNHPKFVEAIQKVLKTCEKFDKTPGIHAFDTQLAIKYIEMGFKFVAIMSDISILRSSLAKMIEIIRTKNK, translated from the coding sequence TTGTCTAAACTCAAAAAGATTTTGAAAAGTGGTGAAGTTGCTTTAGGAACTTGGATAACAATAGCTCATCCAGATGTTGTTGAAGCTATATCCACATTACCAATAAATTGGCTTGTTTTTGATATGGAGCATGCACCTATAGATGTTTCAAACCTGGAAATTCTTCTAATGGGTGTTAAAAACCCTGACATAGCCTCTATTGTTAGAGTTCCATGGAATGACATGGTCGTTATAAAAAGAGTTCTAGATGTTGGAGCAACAGGTATTCTAGTTCCATGGGTCAACACAAGAACAGAAGCTGAAAATGTTATGAAGTATGTTAAGTATCCACCAACTGGTGTACGTGGTGTGGGCCCAAGAAGAGCTATTCTCTACGGAGCCATAAACTTTCTAGACTACTACAAAAAATTTAAGCTAGAAGACCTTGTAGTTGCTGTTCAAATTGAGACTGAAGAAGCATTAAAGAATCTTGAAGAAATTGTGAGCGTCAATGGAATAGACATATACTATGTAGGTCCAATGGATCTTTCAACAAATCTTGGCATACCACTTGAATACAACCACCCAAAATTTGTTGAAGCAATACAAAAAGTTCTAAAAACATGCGAAAAATTCGATAAAACCCCAGGAATACATGCCTTCGACACACAATTAGCAATAAAATACATTGAAATGGGATTCAAATTCGTAGCCATAATGTCAGACATAAGCATCTTAAGAAGCTCATTAGCAAAAATGATTGAAATCATAAGAACCAAAAATAAATAA
- a CDS encoding ABC transporter substrate-binding protein: protein MHILVKAKKIKGKAETHTKILTTITAIALIILVALSSTYTRAQVAIPREDTVHVIGAQWGPPPGWNLFQPSTTWGTWGYLYMPLFTYSALKDAWLPVIAERFEFVDPYTLRVYIRPQAKWSDGKPITAYDVEFTYFVVQKVKLGPGVGCWDYVEYIKAIGDKVVETRIKDPPRNYFSFIGCALGLYPMPKHVIEPLWNQMGEKIKEWKNDDPAKQVVSGPYKLYYYDTDRVIYARVDDWWGKDIFGLPKPKYLAHIIYKDNPSANTAFEKGDADWAGTFIPSVWTLFTKGIGTWYKSKPYYVGSGPNFLYLNLNKTAFQNVAVRKAIAYAIPYTDMLEKAYFGYSPQATAVAVHHVFEVYRKYIFTDLCQMYLGSTECFFATDLDKAKKILDDAGIIDRNGDGIRELPDGTPLKDLTISVPYGWTDWMMMCEMIAENLRKIGIDVRTYFPDFSVWWNNIIEGKYDMVIGWDGGIGFDHPWGVYRWVMDPRLSAPAGNWERYNNKEVIPLIDNAASKAYDPTAYVEAIKKLQEIWLRDLPAIPLFYGAHWYAYNTKYWIGWPNNDNPWWWPAAPWDAGAWPILFGIAKAGETPTPPKWVQTIDKGGLLIPTSIIWQQIVRLVATPTPTPTPTPTPTPTPTPKPTPTPTPTPTPTPTPTPTPTPTPTPKPTPSPTPTIAPTITTTVTTVVTQTIERTVTTISTMLSTVVSTVLSTTTSTVTQTVTEWTTTIAIAIVLFIIGFAIAWTIKRK, encoded by the coding sequence ATGCACATCCTAGTAAAAGCAAAGAAAATTAAGGGTAAAGCAGAAACTCATACAAAAATTCTTACCACAATTACTGCTATCGCATTAATTATCCTAGTTGCATTATCAAGCACTTATACAAGAGCACAGGTTGCAATACCTAGAGAAGACACAGTGCATGTTATAGGAGCTCAGTGGGGGCCTCCACCAGGCTGGAATCTATTTCAACCATCCACAACATGGGGAACTTGGGGCTATCTTTATATGCCTCTCTTCACCTACAGCGCTTTGAAAGATGCATGGCTCCCTGTAATTGCTGAAAGATTTGAGTTTGTTGATCCCTATACACTTAGAGTTTATATAAGGCCTCAAGCTAAGTGGAGTGATGGAAAACCAATAACAGCTTATGATGTTGAGTTTACATACTTTGTTGTACAAAAGGTAAAACTTGGTCCAGGTGTTGGTTGCTGGGATTATGTTGAATATATAAAGGCTATTGGAGATAAGGTTGTTGAGACCAGAATTAAGGATCCGCCAAGAAACTACTTCTCATTCATAGGTTGTGCACTAGGACTCTATCCAATGCCAAAACATGTTATAGAGCCTTTGTGGAATCAAATGGGTGAGAAAATAAAGGAATGGAAAAACGATGATCCAGCAAAACAAGTTGTTTCAGGACCATACAAACTATATTACTATGATACTGATAGAGTTATATATGCTAGAGTTGATGATTGGTGGGGCAAAGATATATTTGGTTTACCAAAACCAAAATACCTTGCACACATAATATATAAGGATAATCCATCAGCTAATACAGCATTTGAAAAGGGAGATGCAGATTGGGCAGGAACCTTCATACCCTCGGTATGGACATTGTTTACTAAAGGCATAGGCACATGGTATAAGAGCAAACCATATTATGTTGGTTCAGGACCAAACTTTCTCTATCTAAACTTAAACAAGACAGCATTTCAAAATGTAGCTGTGAGAAAGGCTATAGCATACGCAATACCATATACTGATATGCTTGAAAAAGCTTACTTCGGTTACTCACCACAAGCTACAGCTGTAGCTGTACATCATGTGTTTGAAGTTTATAGAAAGTACATATTCACGGACCTTTGTCAGATGTATCTAGGATCTACAGAATGCTTCTTTGCAACAGATCTTGATAAGGCCAAGAAGATTTTGGATGATGCAGGCATAATTGATAGAAATGGTGATGGTATTAGAGAACTTCCAGATGGAACACCACTAAAAGACTTAACAATATCTGTTCCATATGGATGGACAGATTGGATGATGATGTGTGAAATGATTGCAGAAAACCTTAGAAAGATAGGCATAGATGTTCGAACATACTTCCCAGACTTTAGCGTATGGTGGAACAATATTATTGAAGGAAAATATGATATGGTTATAGGATGGGATGGGGGTATAGGCTTTGATCATCCATGGGGTGTTTATAGATGGGTAATGGACCCAAGGCTATCAGCACCTGCAGGCAACTGGGAAAGATATAACAACAAAGAAGTTATACCATTAATAGACAATGCAGCAAGTAAAGCATATGATCCAACAGCATATGTCGAAGCCATAAAGAAGTTGCAAGAAATATGGTTAAGAGATTTACCAGCAATACCATTGTTCTATGGAGCTCATTGGTACGCATACAATACAAAATACTGGATAGGATGGCCTAACAACGATAATCCATGGTGGTGGCCTGCTGCACCATGGGATGCAGGTGCATGGCCAATACTCTTCGGCATAGCCAAAGCAGGTGAAACACCAACACCACCAAAATGGGTACAAACAATTGACAAAGGTGGATTACTCATCCCGACCTCAATAATATGGCAACAAATAGTGAGATTAGTAGCAACGCCAACGCCTACACCTACACCTACTCCAACTCCTACACCAACTCCAACACCCAAGCCCACTCCTACACCGACTCCTACTCCTACTCCAACGCCTACACCTACACCAACTCCGACTCCCACACCAACTCCTAAGCCAACACCATCTCCAACACCTACAATAGCACCAACAATAACAACAACTGTTACAACTGTTGTTACTCAAACAATTGAAAGAACTGTTACAACAATATCAACAATGTTATCAACAGTTGTTTCAACAGTGTTATCAACAACAACATCAACTGTTACACAAACAGTAACAGAATGGACAACAACAATAGCAATAGCAATAGTGTTATTCATAATAGGATTCGCAATAGCATGGACAATAAAAAGAAAATAA
- a CDS encoding ABC transporter permease: MVSDKRFRISPVVIFLVRRSAFLITTYFIALTIVFILPRAIPGNPLALLLTQLFQQAQTNPEAIREVYKKLMEEFGIGKPIYVQYIEFLSRAFRGDLGTSIAFYPKKVIDLIAPAIPWTLALLVPATISAWTVGNLIGAVAGYKRGSKFEKTVLISSLILSQTPYYWLAMLLMFVLAVRLNIFPYGGAYSQDLIPSFAPQFILDVLWHYVLPFLSIFLSAIGGWAIGMRVLTIYELGSDYMTYSESLGVKESIIFKYAFRNSLLPQVTGLALSLGSVLGGALITEVVFNYPGTGYILFRGLSTLDYPLIQGVFVILIATLYIANFAVDFVYALIDPRIRLAGEKV; the protein is encoded by the coding sequence ATGGTTTCAGATAAAAGGTTTAGAATATCACCTGTTGTTATCTTTTTGGTGAGAAGATCAGCGTTTTTGATAACAACATATTTTATCGCATTGACAATAGTGTTTATATTGCCTAGAGCCATACCTGGAAATCCATTGGCTTTGCTTTTAACACAATTGTTTCAGCAAGCTCAAACAAATCCAGAGGCTATAAGAGAGGTTTACAAGAAGTTAATGGAGGAGTTTGGCATTGGCAAACCAATTTATGTGCAGTACATAGAATTTCTTTCAAGAGCTTTTAGAGGTGATTTAGGAACCTCTATTGCGTTCTATCCTAAGAAAGTTATAGATTTAATTGCTCCCGCAATTCCATGGACACTTGCTTTACTAGTACCTGCAACAATTTCTGCATGGACTGTTGGTAATTTAATTGGAGCTGTAGCAGGCTATAAGCGGGGAAGTAAGTTCGAAAAAACAGTGCTTATTTCATCACTGATACTATCTCAAACACCTTATTATTGGTTGGCAATGTTACTTATGTTTGTTTTGGCAGTAAGGCTTAATATCTTTCCATATGGTGGTGCTTATAGCCAAGATCTAATACCGTCGTTTGCACCTCAATTTATATTGGATGTTTTGTGGCACTATGTTCTTCCATTTCTTTCAATATTTTTATCAGCTATAGGTGGCTGGGCCATAGGCATGAGAGTTTTAACGATATATGAGCTAGGCTCGGATTACATGACTTATTCAGAGTCTTTAGGTGTTAAAGAATCAATTATATTTAAATATGCATTTAGAAATTCATTACTGCCTCAAGTAACAGGCCTAGCTCTCTCCCTGGGCTCTGTTTTAGGTGGTGCACTAATTACAGAGGTCGTATTCAATTATCCTGGAACAGGTTACATACTATTTAGAGGCTTATCAACACTTGACTATCCCCTAATCCAAGGGGTATTTGTAATATTAATAGCGACACTTTACATAGCTAATTTTGCTGTAGACTTTGTTTACGCATTGATAGATCCTAGAATTAGACTTGCAGGTGAAAAAGTGTAG
- a CDS encoding ABC transporter permease, translating to MNPLIYMLLRNMRFVVGLSIFMIVVLLGTIGPLIYTKDPLSFAGPMETPPSPQYPLGTDTYGRDILAQLLWGTRNSLYVGLLTAVIATIIGLVIGSVAGIKGGIIDEVLMSITNIVLSIPGMLLAILVASYLKVRAMEMVALLLGVTSWPWFARAIRAQLMSLKEREYVYLSKMAGLEDLKIAFADLLPNIASYVFMAFVLYVNGGILGEAGLSIIGVGPTRGVTLGLMLQWAALMEAVRRGLWWWFIPPGAVMVAATSSLMVISTALDEIFNPRLRQG from the coding sequence ATGAATCCACTGATATATATGCTGCTTAGAAACATGAGGTTTGTAGTAGGTTTATCAATATTTATGATAGTAGTTCTTTTAGGAACAATTGGACCTCTCATATATACCAAGGATCCTTTAAGTTTTGCAGGTCCTATGGAAACACCTCCATCTCCTCAATACCCCTTAGGAACAGACACCTATGGCAGAGATATTTTGGCTCAATTGCTATGGGGAACTAGAAACTCTTTATATGTAGGGCTTTTAACAGCAGTCATAGCAACAATCATAGGTCTTGTAATAGGCTCTGTGGCTGGTATAAAAGGTGGTATCATAGACGAGGTTCTCATGTCTATAACAAACATAGTTTTAAGTATACCAGGCATGCTCCTAGCAATTCTAGTTGCTAGTTACTTAAAGGTTAGAGCTATGGAAATGGTAGCACTGCTTCTAGGTGTCACATCGTGGCCATGGTTTGCAAGAGCTATTAGAGCTCAGTTAATGAGTTTGAAGGAGAGAGAATATGTATACTTATCTAAGATGGCTGGTCTCGAAGATCTTAAAATAGCATTTGCAGATTTACTACCAAACATAGCATCATACGTGTTCATGGCTTTTGTTCTCTATGTTAATGGTGGTATCCTAGGAGAAGCTGGATTATCTATAATAGGTGTAGGGCCTACTAGAGGTGTTACCCTGGGGTTGATGCTTCAGTGGGCAGCATTGATGGAGGCTGTTAGAAGAGGGTTGTGGTGGTGGTTTATACCGCCAGGAGCAGTTATGGTTGCAGCAACATCCTCGTTAATGGTAATTTCAACAGCATTAGATGAAATATTTAATCCGAGACTAAGACAAGGCTAA
- a CDS encoding DUF72 domain-containing protein, translated as MVFVGCCGFCISREKYFSIFDVVEIQETFYNPPDPEKLKKIASEAPPSFVFAMKAWQAITHPLDSPTWKKAKTIPDKSLSDRYGFLRPTKEVFDAWEKVVEGAKALNAKVIVIQTPPSFGYNEENFRNAIEFFSSTATHNFLIGWEPRGTWMQHKDKITEIVSRFKNLIHVVDPFKTLPAVDKNTAYFRLHGIGSGEVNYKYRYTNQDLANLLSITKRVVEKSKEIFVLFNNVYMAQNAQEFKNLVKQFLL; from the coding sequence ATGGTATTTGTTGGTTGCTGTGGTTTTTGCATAAGCAGAGAAAAATACTTTTCAATATTCGATGTTGTTGAAATTCAGGAGACTTTCTACAATCCTCCAGATCCAGAAAAACTTAAAAAAATTGCAAGCGAGGCACCACCAAGTTTTGTATTTGCGATGAAGGCATGGCAGGCTATAACACATCCACTTGATTCACCAACTTGGAAAAAAGCAAAAACAATACCAGATAAAAGCCTTAGTGATAGATATGGATTTTTAAGACCAACTAAAGAAGTTTTCGATGCCTGGGAAAAGGTTGTCGAAGGTGCAAAAGCCTTAAACGCAAAGGTCATTGTTATTCAAACACCACCAAGTTTTGGATATAATGAAGAGAACTTTAGAAATGCTATTGAATTTTTCTCATCTACAGCTACACACAACTTTTTAATTGGGTGGGAACCCAGAGGAACATGGATGCAACACAAAGACAAAATAACTGAAATAGTTTCTAGATTCAAGAATTTAATTCATGTTGTTGATCCATTCAAAACCCTTCCAGCAGTAGACAAAAACACAGCCTACTTCAGATTGCATGGAATAGGCAGTGGAGAGGTAAACTACAAATATAGATACACAAACCAGGACCTTGCAAACCTTCTGAGCATTACAAAGAGAGTTGTGGAGAAAAGCAAGGAAATATTTGTATTATTCAACAATGTTTATATGGCTCAAAATGCTCAAGAATTCAAAAACCTAGTGAAGCAGTTTTTGCTATAA
- a CDS encoding ABC transporter substrate-binding protein, giving the protein MRNINKNIVVILVIAFVIIMFLSAFYAYNIHRVHSTVTITYTYTYSVTSRLSPLTIAISTDISTVDIHFATGVADFEILGKVYESLFKIVLDNGKLEYVPWLVKYYKQLNDTTWIFVIRDNIYFHNGKKLDAWDVKASLERSMRISPIGRMLLRDSSGNPIISDITVLNSTAIVLKLSKPFTPLIEHLAHLATAIMPREIAEKYWNSPINSTADVIGTGPFRFISYEKGSKIVLARFDGYWSKKPNISLLTYLILPNPSARISAVLSGSADIAVGISPDDVSKLRSSGISIYNVTGVRLVLVAINCKRIPDVRIRQALNYAIDKKAIVKDLLNGFAAIANSVTSPVFPNVYTMNPYEYNVSKAKELLKEAGFSNKTLKLLVSTRSAKDIQLAQVIQQYLAAIGINTEIIQMEHTAFLKKVFGEHDFDLAIYGPSPSSLYYALTYWRTNASLNGPQYSNPVYDKLLDDIASEVNESRRALLYKEAQEILWSDAPAIWLYYEDIIVAAKPSIKGLQILPFQMLVLDNVLVD; this is encoded by the coding sequence ATGAGGAATATAAATAAAAATATTGTGGTAATCCTTGTAATAGCTTTTGTTATAATTATGTTTCTGTCTGCTTTCTATGCTTATAATATTCACAGAGTACATTCTACAGTCACAATTACATATACCTATACCTACTCTGTTACCTCTAGATTATCTCCACTTACCATTGCTATTTCAACAGATATATCAACTGTTGATATTCATTTTGCTACTGGTGTAGCTGATTTTGAGATTCTTGGAAAAGTTTATGAGTCTCTATTCAAAATTGTTTTAGATAATGGAAAACTTGAATATGTTCCGTGGCTTGTGAAATACTATAAACAGTTGAACGATACCACATGGATTTTTGTTATTAGAGACAATATTTATTTTCATAATGGTAAGAAACTTGATGCTTGGGATGTTAAAGCAAGTTTAGAAAGATCAATGAGGATATCGCCAATAGGAAGAATGTTGTTGAGAGATTCAAGTGGTAATCCAATAATTAGTGATATTACAGTTTTAAATAGTACGGCAATTGTTCTAAAATTAAGCAAGCCCTTTACTCCTTTAATAGAGCACTTAGCCCATCTAGCAACAGCTATAATGCCTAGAGAAATAGCTGAAAAATATTGGAATAGCCCAATAAACTCCACAGCTGATGTTATTGGAACAGGGCCATTTAGATTTATTTCATATGAAAAGGGGTCGAAGATTGTTCTAGCAAGATTTGATGGTTACTGGAGCAAAAAACCAAACATATCACTATTAACATACTTGATTCTTCCAAATCCATCAGCAAGAATATCAGCGGTTCTTAGTGGATCAGCAGATATAGCTGTTGGCATATCACCTGATGATGTGTCTAAGCTAAGATCAAGCGGTATCAGCATTTATAATGTTACTGGTGTTAGACTTGTTCTAGTTGCAATAAATTGTAAGAGAATTCCAGATGTGCGCATTAGACAAGCATTGAACTATGCCATTGATAAGAAGGCTATAGTTAAAGATCTTTTGAATGGATTTGCAGCAATTGCTAATAGCGTTACCTCGCCTGTTTTCCCTAACGTCTATACAATGAATCCATATGAATACAATGTTTCCAAGGCTAAAGAACTTTTAAAAGAAGCAGGCTTTTCAAACAAAACTTTGAAGCTTTTGGTATCAACACGAAGTGCAAAGGATATTCAATTAGCTCAAGTTATACAACAATATCTTGCTGCTATTGGAATAAATACTGAAATTATTCAAATGGAGCATACAGCATTTTTGAAAAAGGTTTTTGGAGAGCATGATTTTGACCTTGCAATATATGGGCCATCACCATCGTCTTTGTACTACGCATTAACATATTGGAGAACAAATGCTAGTTTAAATGGTCCTCAATACAGCAATCCAGTATATGATAAGCTACTGGATGATATTGCTAGTGAGGTTAATGAAAGTAGGAGAGCTTTGTTATATAAAGAAGCTCAAGAGATTTTGTGGAGTGATGCACCAGCTATATGGCTTTACTATGAAGATATTATAGTTGCTGCAAAACCATCTATAAAAGGATTGCAGATATTGCCATTTCAAATGCTTGTTTTGGATAATGTGTTAGTTGATTAA
- a CDS encoding ABC transporter permease yields MMWWLIAKSIAKTLTLILLTTATIYLVARAFPGDPITVLYGEQPISDEVRKAVESRLGLDKPLYLQILIYWRRVFTGDWGVSTFFAKPVFQVVFQSFINSLKLAVSATVLTTLVCVLLAYLSMAKGFKMLSSVFPTLSSSMPAAVWGVVLMVFAAYLKIPIGFGSMSMPLLTLVVAGTGVFYRILQSLLEKTFSEPFVEMYKAFGMSIEKIFLKALRYAMPVYLTATFYRMGLIIAGAMATEVIFAYPGMGLLLVQAFSSRDYPVLIGWTTIVSVTLSVLNMVSDILHIYMDPRLRGVV; encoded by the coding sequence ATGATGTGGTGGTTAATTGCAAAAAGCATTGCAAAAACCCTTACCTTAATTCTCCTAACCACAGCAACAATATATTTGGTTGCAAGAGCTTTTCCTGGCGATCCAATAACTGTTTTATATGGTGAGCAACCAATATCAGATGAGGTTAGAAAAGCTGTTGAGTCTAGACTTGGTTTAGACAAGCCTCTTTATCTACAGATTTTGATTTACTGGAGAAGAGTTTTTACAGGTGATTGGGGTGTATCAACATTTTTTGCAAAACCTGTTTTCCAGGTTGTTTTTCAAAGCTTTATCAACTCTTTGAAGCTTGCTGTATCAGCAACAGTTTTAACAACATTGGTATGTGTTTTGCTAGCTTACTTATCAATGGCTAAGGGTTTTAAAATGCTTTCCTCGGTTTTCCCAACACTTTCCTCATCAATGCCTGCAGCTGTTTGGGGGGTTGTTCTAATGGTTTTTGCAGCTTATTTGAAAATACCAATAGGTTTTGGCAGCATGTCAATGCCTTTGCTAACACTTGTTGTTGCTGGAACAGGGGTTTTTTACAGGATTTTGCAAAGTCTTCTAGAAAAAACCTTTTCAGAGCCCTTTGTGGAAATGTACAAAGCTTTTGGTATGTCAATAGAAAAAATTTTTCTGAAAGCATTGAGATATGCTATGCCTGTTTACTTAACAGCAACTTTCTATAGAATGGGGCTTATAATAGCTGGTGCAATGGCTACAGAGGTTATCTTTGCCTATCCGGGAATGGGTTTGCTATTGGTTCAAGCATTTTCCTCAAGAGATTACCCTGTTTTAATTGGATGGACAACAATAGTTTCAGTAACGCTATCGGTTTTGAACATGGTTTCAGATATTCTCCATATCTATATGGATCCTAGACTAAGAGGTGTTGTTTAA
- a CDS encoding ABC transporter permease — protein sequence MNIWTKISIVVLVVEAFLAAFPQLFSHYSPTTIDLTNRLAPPSIAHFLGTDTLGRDVFIRLLYAIRYSFTVASFSLVLSLSIGLLMGSLSAIVGGFADSMLSTLFNILYIIPGFFIAIALSILIGSGLTTTSIVIGLSLAPIFYRLCRSAAKEILTQPYIEAAKALGASTNWIIFRYVGKELFYIALTTAIFLLSDAIAFEASLSILGLGVQPPTPTLGNMIAEYKEYVFTSPHLLIYPVMVIATTIASLNTLANEVGRKLNVLMKNSLL from the coding sequence ATGAATATTTGGACAAAAATCAGTATAGTCGTTCTTGTTGTAGAAGCTTTTTTAGCTGCTTTTCCACAGCTTTTTTCACATTATTCCCCAACAACAATAGATCTTACTAACAGACTTGCTCCACCATCTATAGCTCATTTTCTTGGAACCGACACTCTTGGGAGAGACGTTTTTATAAGACTTCTCTATGCCATTAGATATTCGTTTACTGTAGCCAGTTTCTCACTAGTATTATCGCTTTCAATAGGGCTTTTAATGGGAAGTTTATCAGCTATTGTAGGAGGCTTTGCAGATTCTATGCTTTCAACTCTTTTTAATATTCTCTATATCATACCAGGTTTCTTCATAGCAATAGCTCTATCAATTCTAATCGGATCTGGCTTAACAACAACTTCAATAGTAATTGGATTGAGTCTAGCACCAATCTTTTATAGACTTTGCAGATCAGCTGCAAAAGAGATTTTAACACAGCCATATATAGAAGCTGCAAAAGCTCTTGGAGCTTCTACAAACTGGATCATCTTTAGATACGTTGGTAAGGAGCTTTTCTACATAGCGTTAACAACAGCAATATTTCTTCTATCAGATGCTATTGCATTTGAAGCTTCTCTTAGTATTTTAGGACTAGGTGTTCAACCTCCAACGCCAACTCTAGGTAATATGATTGCAGAATACAAAGAATATGTGTTTACATCTCCACATCTCCTAATATATCCAGTAATGGTTATAGCAACAACCATAGCATCTCTGAATACACTAGCTAATGAAGTTGGGAGAAAACTAAATGTGTTGATGAAGAATAGTTTGTTATAG
- a CDS encoding TIM barrel protein: MPRTISKLHFGTAGIPNSTPRKSTPNGVRRVWELGLDAMEIEFVRGVRMSSEIAEEVRSIANGLGVLLTVHAPYYINLNSSDNSKVEASINRILESARIGFRAGAWSVVFHSGYYGSFTSDEAYRRVRDAIKVIVLRLRDEGIDIWIRPELMGGTSEIGSLEEVIKLTEDIGDNVLPCIDFAHLHARTNGKYNTYEEFREVLNMLENRLGKEALQNMHIHISGIEYGEKGEIKHLNLKESDFNYQDLAKTLKEYNVKGVVISESPNLEEDAILFKQAYEKIKT; the protein is encoded by the coding sequence ATGCCAAGAACTATTTCAAAACTTCATTTTGGAACTGCCGGCATACCCAATTCAACTCCTAGGAAGTCTACTCCCAATGGTGTTAGAAGAGTTTGGGAGCTGGGTCTCGACGCTATGGAGATTGAGTTTGTTAGAGGTGTTAGAATGAGTAGTGAAATAGCTGAAGAGGTTAGAAGCATTGCTAATGGTTTAGGTGTTTTGTTAACTGTTCATGCACCTTACTACATAAACCTCAATTCTTCTGATAATTCAAAAGTTGAAGCCAGTATTAACAGAATTCTTGAAAGTGCTAGAATTGGGTTTAGAGCTGGTGCTTGGAGTGTTGTTTTTCATAGCGGCTACTACGGTTCTTTCACAAGTGATGAGGCTTATAGAAGAGTTAGAGACGCTATCAAAGTTATTGTTTTGAGACTTAGAGATGAGGGCATAGATATTTGGATAAGACCAGAGCTAATGGGTGGAACAAGTGAAATTGGATCACTTGAAGAAGTAATTAAATTAACTGAGGATATAGGCGATAATGTGCTACCCTGTATAGACTTTGCGCACTTGCATGCAAGAACAAATGGAAAGTACAATACATATGAAGAGTTTAGAGAAGTTCTAAACATGTTAGAGAATAGATTAGGGAAAGAAGCTTTACAAAATATGCATATACACATAAGTGGTATTGAATACGGAGAAAAAGGTGAAATAAAGCATCTAAATCTAAAGGAATCTGACTTTAACTATCAGGATTTGGCAAAAACACTAAAAGAATACAACGTAAAAGGGGTGGTAATAAGTGAGTCACCAAATCTAGAAGAAGATGCAATACTATTTAAACAAGCCTATGAAAAAATAAAAACCTAA